From Micromonospora carbonacea:
GCTGGTCGAGGCGTACCGGATCACCGCCGCACTGCTGGTCAAGGTCGGCGAGGCCGACCTGGCCTGGCTGGCCGCCGATCGGGCGGTGGCCGCCGCGACCGGCGACCGGGCGCTGGTGGCCGCCGCCGTGGTGCAGCTCGGCCAGGCGCTGCGCGTGTCCGGCCGGGCGCGGGCGGCGAGGTCGGCGGCGCTGGCCGCCGCGTACCGGATCGCCCCGGCCGACCCCGACGACGGCACGCCGCAGGAGCTGTCGCTGTGCGGGGCGCTGCTGGTCCAGGCGGCCCTGGCCGCCGCCCGCCACGGTGACGAGGCTTCCGCCACCGAACTGCTCGGCGAGGCCGCCGCGATGGCGGACCGGGTGGGGGAGGGGCACGACCACCACCGGACGGGGTTCGGGCCGACGACGGTCGGCTCGGCGCGGGTCGCGGCGGCCGTGGAGCTGGGCGCGGCCCGCGCGGCCGTGACCTGGCACGAGCGGACGACCCGGCGGGACGCCTGGCGGTGGCTGCCCGCCGAGCACCGGGCCGCGCACCTGCTCGACGCCGCCCGCGCCTACCTCCAGGCCGACGACCCGGCCAGTGCCGGCCGGACCCTGGTCGACGCCGATCGCACGGCACCGGCCGAGGTGCGCCACCGCCCGGCCGCCCGGTCGGTGCTGGCCCAGGTGGTACGCGACCCGCACGCCCCGGCCACGATCGTGCAGCTCGCGCTCGCCCTCGGCGTCACCTGAGCGGGCGGGTGTCGCGACGGGCAGCGACGGCTCGTATCCTGTGCGCGGAGGCACCACGAAGGCACGTGAAGTCACTGAAGGGGGTCGGTGTGAGCAACCGGATCGAGACGCTGGAGTTCCAGGCGGAGGCGCGCCAACTGCTCCAGCTGATGGTCCATTCGATCTACTCGAACAAGGACGTCTTCC
This genomic window contains:
- a CDS encoding helix-turn-helix domain-containing protein, yielding MDSGDLLPVGRRVAYWRGRRRLSQQMLADRLGKSKSWVDKVERGVRALDRVSILHDIAAVLRIDAAVLLGRDVRPAEATERAEGVERIRAALSAYEITLGRATQRPAVPADRLARQVGHGWITYQHARYPQLVDLLPPLLADAQRTHARDPAAGRGPLVEAYRITAALLVKVGEADLAWLAADRAVAAATGDRALVAAAVVQLGQALRVSGRARAARSAALAAAYRIAPADPDDGTPQELSLCGALLVQAALAAARHGDEASATELLGEAAAMADRVGEGHDHHRTGFGPTTVGSARVAAAVELGAARAAVTWHERTTRRDAWRWLPAEHRAAHLLDAARAYLQADDPASAGRTLVDADRTAPAEVRHRPAARSVLAQVVRDPHAPATIVQLALALGVT